Within the Mumia flava genome, the region CGGCGACGTCATCGACGCGCATGCGCCGGAGATGCCGACGAGGTTCGCCAAGCAGTTGGCGCAGGTGGTCCGCGGCGGGGTGGCGATCGGGATGGACCGACCCGACGCGGTCCGGCTCGCGATCCGATGCGCTCGCGACTCGATGCCGCCGCTGCGGCTGGCGATCGTCGACGACGTCGCGGAACACCCGGATTCATCCACGGCAGACGTCCGCAAGCGGGTCAACAAGCCGCGCAACACCGTCGACCGACAGCTCCAGGCGCTGCACATGCTGGGCGTGCTCGAGTGTGACGAGGAGGAGACCGAGTGGGCCGGTCGGCCCGCGACACGGTGGTACTACCGACTCGCCGACGGCATCGACCCCGGCGCGCTCAACCCCCAATCAGTTCCAGATTTGTCAGTACCCACCCCTAGCCCCCATGAAGAGCGAGGGGAGAACGGGACTACGCCTCTCGCCCCTACTGACATTTCTGGAACTGATTCCGACCCGCCTGGTACGGGAGCGGCGAGGGCACGAGAGGTGGCGGATCGTCGGAACCGGGCCTCGCTCGACCTCGACGAGTACCTCGCCCGACGGAAGGCCTCGTCATGACCGACCCGGGCGCCTGCTCTGGCTGTGGAGCAAGCCGCGGTGCGTGCAGCGGCAAGAAGCTCATCTCCGGTCGACCGTGCTGCGATGGCTGCTCCCACTCGTCGCCTGGGTCGTCCCGGCCATGACCGGGCGGCGCAACCCGCACCTGGTCGGGTTCGAGGGCCCCGCGGTGGTGGTGCCGGCGCGTGTTGCCGCGGTGCTGGAGCGGTATGCGGACCTGACGTCGCTGCGAGTGCGCACGCGCGGGGTGGATCCGGAGGCGTCTGCGGTGCTCGAGGCCCTGCGAGCGGCGGCGATGTCGTGGCGCGCTTCCGCTACCGGAAGCGCGGGCGACACGGAGGCGGAACCGGGCACAGACTCGCAGCAGTGGCTATCGACGACCGAGGCCGCACGGGTGATCGGAGTCTCGTCCCGGGCGATCCGCATGGCGATCGCCCGGGGCGGGATCCCGGCACAGAGCGTCGGGGATCGGTACCGCATCAGCCGCGAGGACGTGGAGCATTTCCGCGCAGGACGAGGAGACTGAGGATGGACGCAACGCACATCGAGACCGCTCGCTACTGGCGCGGCAAGTTCGACGAGACCGTCGAGGGGATCCGCAGGGACCGGGCCCTGAGCGACGAGGGGCGCCGCGTACGGATGGCGCAGGCGTATCTCGAGGCC harbors:
- a CDS encoding excisionase family DNA-binding protein, with protein sequence MLRWLLPLVAWVVPAMTGRRNPHLVGFEGPAVVVPARVAAVLERYADLTSLRVRTRGVDPEASAVLEALRAAAMSWRASATGSAGDTEAEPGTDSQQWLSTTEAARVIGVSSRAIRMAIARGGIPAQSVGDRYRISREDVEHFRAGRGD